TCGAATTTCCCTACGACGACGTCTACGTCATGGGGTTCAAGACCAGCGAAGCAGCCGTCCCGATCGCCGCGGCCGCGGGCGAGCGCGACGTCGAGACGCTGTTTCTCCCGCTGGCCCCGAATCCCGTGATGGGCGGGTTTCTGGCACACATCCCCGCCGAACGCGTCAGCACAGTCGACATGACCGTCGACGAGGCCGTGAGTACGATCATCACCAGCGGGATCGCGACCGAATCACCGGACGGCCAGAAGTACCGCGACCTCTCCGACGAGGAACTGGCCGAGATGCGCGAAGTAACTGTTCCAACTGACGACGACTCCACCCCGCAGAGCGACAGCGACGACGAGTGAGCAGGCCGCCTAACCGGCGTTCGATTCGATGAGGCGAACCGCGTTCGGACCGTCACGACGCCCGACGACGAGCACAATGGTGTCTTCCCCGACGGCCGCAGCCTCGACACTGACGTCGCCGGCCGAACACTGTCCGAGGACTGTCCCCAGAAGATTGGGGTCGACGTCACCTGTCGCGACGACGGCAGTCGAGTCCCCACCCTCGGCCGCAAGTGCGGTGTCACCGACCACGAGCAGTGCCTCGTCAGTGGTCTCGGCGGGACCGACGCCGCTGTGCATGGTCACGCGCAGGTCTCGATCGGTCTCCGTCGGTTCGGGGAGTTCATCCGCGTACCGTCTGAGCGCGGCGACGACAGTGTCGGTGTCGCCGACGTCGAGGTAACGAGCGGCAGCGGAGTAGTTCACAACCCCTGCACGTAACCCCTCGTAGACGAACGGGTGGGAGCGAA
The Halapricum salinum genome window above contains:
- a CDS encoding DUF7523 family protein; its protein translation is MSLAAETREAVRSHPFVYEGLRAGVVNYSAAARYLDVGDTDTVVAALRRYADELPEPTETDRDLRVTMHSGVGPAETTDEALLVVGDTALAAEGGDSTAVVATGDVDPNLLGTVLGQCSAGDVSVEAAAVGEDTIVLVVGRRDGPNAVRLIESNAG